In a genomic window of Staphylococcus taiwanensis:
- a CDS encoding YSIRK-type signal peptide-containing protein (The YSIRK form of extended signal peptide directs nascent proteins to the cross-wall site, while signal peptides lacking YSIRK direct proteins instead to the cell pole. A large fraction of YSIRK proteins are surface proteins anchored by sortase-mediated processing of a C-terminal LPXTG motif.), producing MKDKSTNKLGPFLNKHNNYSIRKFTVGTASILIGSTLFFGLSNEALAQSDNGNQSSVEQKANGQSIASSQINEENEAKIESSNINQSVSVPNVHEQTTEPKDTKVSQTTPSNQSSNDTSDIPTINKSNPKNEKHNQEDNKDKNLDENIKENKEMSQSEDKATSSKVKHSASNDKATPSKDKKDSTKEVEENIQSIDHSRVRVARDVPTYPNGDVEVDTSELPEAPQEFIDKYNSASDKLKLVRELLTDSYNEADVTEILRRLNIDLNKKSAQEAFKAVMAAGIKYANEQTSRYTVYAVTPSSSTNINNQSVNTVADLKRVTNIDPSRGLTINGRGNSAVRQTPARYTVHVKPNRRNNTMDYTITWHVDASAIERAHGADIGGFKFGSGYRLPSEIPGTLRITGPYGHQYSRNLIQGGRANFPQGYAPIENFNITRNEVQNGGEVEYKFKVPVRDWNGDLGFNGYVMMFENGSEIPNNNITPTSHQNYFYDETKVQGYNPNDPRLISTDDSSEVQVVPFQTEYVISKDLPVGQQEVQREGQNGKRGTLYTSVSYNNQLIGRFVKQTYDVAPVNKIVKIGVGSVNDSNLNGPLAPILEPQLSGDHVISGETSPNAEVTIYVSGNEYHVTANDSGHFTYNLPSYTLREGDHISAIATVNGKKSNPGKMIIPRDGRTPNLNTNVQRGENNNKPGSWVTVTNATTGQQISRFFVPDGLPGQDGRSITITNEYLDQNTGDRVIHFSDGRTIRIPKGPKGDKGDRGETGATGARGPQGLQGQQGLQGPQGLQGPTGAQGPAGPQGPAGHSITITSHTVDANGNTIIRFSDNTTLTIPKGQKGDKGDRGETGARGPQGLRGETGATGAQGPAGHSITITNTSVDSNGNTVVRFSDNTTLTIPKGQKGDKGERGETGATGAQGPQGLRDETGATGPKGDKGDRGETGAAGAQGPAGHSITITNTSVDANGNTIVRFSDNTSIIIPKGLKGDRGETGATGPRGDKGDRGETGARGPQGLQGPQGLQGPQGYRGDTGAPGPQGPQGQAGQSISIRRITKDHDGNTTVEFSDNSSMIIPAGTRGQDGTSVGLRSINKESNGDTVVTFTDGKTMTIPKGDKGDRGENGADGHSITITSNTVEPSGDRKIVFSDNTTLIIPKGDKGDRGENGTSVGITNIDTNTNGDKVVHFTDGKTLTIPKGQDGTSIGIRTITPQANGDIIVTFTDDKTMTIPKGEKGDKGDRGEVGARGADGRSITITSSTVESNGDRRIVFSDNTSIVIPKGDKGDRGDNGTSVGITSIDTNANGDKVVHFTDNKTMVIPKGQDGTSIGINTITPQANGDTVVTFTDDKTMTIPKGLKGDKGDNGTSIGITNIETSSNGDKIVHFSDGRTMTVPKGQDGTSISIQSITPQENGDTLVTFSDGKSMTIPKGTKGDKGDRGEVGARGADGHSISITSNNLEPNGDRKIIFSDNTSVVIPKGDKGEKGDNGTSVSITSIDTDSDGNKLVHFNDGKTLTIPKGQDGTSVGIRVITPQDNGDTIVTFTDDKTMTIPKGAKGDRGENGHDGRDGTSVTITNTTTDGDGNKVITFSDGKTVTIPKGAKGDRGDNGQNGQDGTSIRITNTTTDGDGNTVITFSDGRTVTIPKGAKGDRGDNGQNGHDGQNGTSITITSTTTDNQGNTVVNFSDGHTITIPKGDRGENGHDGTSVSITRTEVDESGNTIVHFSDGKQISIPKGQDGRSIDIQSVIKTPQGDTVVTFTNGKTITIPKGDKGDHGENGQDGASISILRTAPDANGNTVIYFSDGNQVTVPKGQDGHSIGIQNIEKQPNGNTVVTFTDNKSITIPKGDKGDHGENGQDGQNGTSISITSINTDTDGNKIVRFSDGKELSIPKGQDGRSIDIQTTTKLPNGDTEITFTNGKTIVIPKGDRGENGHDGRDGTSVTITNTTTDGDGNKVITFSDGKTVTIPKGAKGDKGDNGQNGQDGRSITITNTTTDGDGNTVITFSDGRTITIPKGAKGDKGDNGQNGHDGQNGTSITITGTSTDDQGNTVVNFSDGHTITIPKGDRGENGHDGTSVTITNTTTDGDGNKVITFSDGKTVTIPKGAKGDRGDNGQNGQDGRSITITSTTTDGDGNTVITFSDGRTVTIPKGAKGDKGDNGQNGHDGTSISIINTDTDGDGNTVIHFSDGKTVTIPKGAKGDKGDSGTSITITSTETDEHGSIIVHFSDGHSITLPKGQDGHSIGIQTTEKTPNGDTVVTFSDGKSITIPKGERGDNGHDGTSVTITTTDTDGDGNTIITFSDGKTVKVPKGQDGHSIEIREITHNPNGDAVVTFSDGKTMIIPKGERGENGHDGTSVSITDTHVDDAGNTVITFNDGKQISLPKGQDGHSIGIRNTEKTPNGDTEVTFTDGKSITIPKGDKGDRGENGASITITNTDIDNDGNTIITFSDGKTVKVPKGQDGHSIGIRGIAHNPNGDIVVTFTDDKSITIPKGEKGDRGENGHDGASVTITSQRITPEGNTVIEFSDGHSIIIPKGKDGHSVTIRATHKDKDGNTVIEFSDNNVITVEKGRDGRNGRDGRDGHNGYNGHNGYNGHNGYNGHNGYNGHNGYNGHNGYNGHNGHNGYNGHDGIKDRSVTIRGIHKDHQGNTVITFSDNNKIVIEREKTSQPKVNHENQNIVNNYYIDNSRNTIILLADGRQITVPGRNGRPAIINYYYLDEEGNIHIELTNHPKIVIPRKPIQVTQIMRYDFGDEISEVIEDYDYNSYKHHHPYVGKYISHHGHGYTMTDAMHQYRKVVAQKYALPSTGQSDSLSLDYLMLLLGSILILGGYRLRTNK from the coding sequence GTGAAAGATAAATCAACTAATAAATTAGGACCATTCTTAAATAAGCATAATAATTATTCTATTCGAAAATTCACCGTAGGTACAGCCTCGATTCTTATAGGATCAACCTTGTTTTTCGGTTTAAGTAACGAGGCACTAGCACAAAGTGATAACGGAAATCAGTCATCAGTAGAACAAAAAGCTAATGGACAATCAATCGCCTCCTCCCAAATAAATGAGGAAAATGAAGCGAAGATTGAATCAAGTAATATTAACCAATCTGTTTCTGTTCCAAATGTTCATGAACAAACTACAGAACCTAAAGATACAAAAGTTTCTCAAACTACACCTAGCAATCAATCTTCAAATGATACTAGTGATATACCTACAATAAATAAAAGTAATCCCAAAAATGAAAAACATAATCAAGAAGACAATAAAGATAAGAACTTAGACGAAAATATAAAAGAAAATAAAGAAATGAGTCAATCAGAAGATAAAGCTACTTCTTCAAAAGTTAAGCATTCTGCTTCAAATGATAAAGCTACTCCTTCAAAAGATAAAAAAGATAGTACTAAAGAAGTGGAAGAAAACATTCAATCAATTGATCATTCAAGAGTTAGAGTGGCTAGAGATGTACCTACATACCCAAATGGTGATGTAGAAGTTGATACATCCGAATTACCAGAAGCACCACAAGAATTTATTGATAAATATAATAGTGCCTCTGATAAATTAAAGCTAGTTCGCGAATTATTAACTGATTCATATAATGAAGCGGATGTAACTGAAATACTCAGACGTTTAAATATTGATTTAAATAAAAAAAGTGCACAAGAAGCTTTTAAAGCTGTTATGGCTGCGGGTATCAAATATGCTAATGAACAAACATCTCGTTACACTGTTTATGCTGTAACACCAAGTAGTTCAACTAATATAAATAATCAAAGTGTCAATACAGTCGCAGATTTAAAAAGAGTTACAAACATTGACCCTTCTAGAGGGTTGACTATAAATGGTAGAGGTAACAGTGCTGTAAGACAAACACCAGCTCGATATACAGTTCACGTTAAACCTAATAGACGAAACAATACAATGGACTATACGATTACTTGGCACGTAGACGCTTCAGCAATTGAAAGAGCTCATGGTGCTGATATAGGTGGATTCAAATTTGGTTCGGGTTATAGATTACCAAGTGAAATCCCAGGTACTTTACGTATCACTGGCCCATATGGACATCAATATAGTAGAAATTTAATTCAGGGTGGACGTGCCAATTTCCCACAAGGTTATGCGCCTATAGAGAATTTTAATATTACGCGTAATGAGGTGCAAAATGGGGGCGAAGTAGAGTATAAATTTAAAGTTCCAGTGCGCGATTGGAATGGTGATTTAGGATTTAATGGTTATGTAATGATGTTCGAGAATGGTAGTGAAATACCTAACAATAATATCACTCCAACATCTCATCAAAACTATTTCTATGATGAAACTAAAGTTCAAGGATATAATCCCAATGATCCTCGTTTAATATCTACAGATGATAGCTCTGAAGTTCAAGTCGTACCATTCCAAACTGAATATGTCATTTCAAAAGATTTACCTGTTGGTCAACAAGAAGTTCAAAGAGAAGGTCAAAATGGGAAACGAGGAACATTATATACTAGTGTAAGTTATAATAATCAATTAATAGGCAGATTCGTTAAACAAACCTATGATGTAGCACCAGTGAATAAAATTGTAAAAATAGGTGTAGGTTCAGTTAATGACTCTAATCTCAATGGACCGTTAGCACCAATACTAGAACCTCAATTATCAGGTGATCATGTCATTAGTGGTGAAACAAGTCCGAATGCTGAAGTGACAATTTATGTTTCAGGTAATGAATATCATGTCACTGCTAATGATAGTGGTCATTTTACATATAATTTACCAAGCTATACTTTACGAGAAGGTGACCATATCTCAGCTATTGCTACAGTGAATGGCAAGAAAAGTAATCCAGGGAAAATGATTATTCCAAGAGATGGAAGAACACCAAATCTTAATACAAATGTTCAACGTGGTGAAAATAATAATAAACCAGGAAGCTGGGTAACTGTAACGAATGCAACAACGGGTCAACAAATTAGTCGTTTCTTTGTTCCTGATGGTTTACCTGGTCAAGATGGGCGTTCAATAACTATTACAAATGAATATTTAGATCAAAATACAGGGGATCGTGTTATTCATTTTAGTGATGGTCGAACAATTCGTATTCCAAAAGGACCAAAAGGAGACAAAGGCGATCGTGGAGAGACAGGTGCAACAGGAGCGAGAGGCCCGCAAGGATTGCAAGGTCAACAAGGATTACAAGGTCCTCAAGGATTGCAAGGTCCAACCGGCGCTCAAGGACCAGCTGGTCCACAAGGTCCAGCCGGCCATTCAATTACTATTACTAGTCATACTGTTGATGCAAACGGTAATACAATAATAAGATTTAGTGATAATACAACACTTACAATTCCAAAAGGTCAAAAAGGTGATAAGGGAGACCGTGGCGAAACAGGCGCAAGAGGTCCACAAGGACTTCGAGGTGAGACAGGCGCAACAGGAGCGCAAGGCCCAGCCGGTCATTCAATTACAATTACAAATACTTCTGTTGATTCGAATGGAAATACAGTTGTAAGATTCAGTGATAATACAACACTTACAATTCCAAAAGGCCAAAAAGGTGATAAAGGCGAACGTGGAGAAACAGGTGCAACAGGCGCACAAGGTCCACAAGGACTTCGAGATGAGACAGGTGCAACTGGACCAAAAGGAGACAAAGGTGACCGTGGAGAGACAGGCGCAGCGGGAGCACAAGGTCCAGCCGGTCATTCAATTACAATTACAAATACTTCTGTTGATGCAAATGGCAACACGATTGTGAGATTTAGCGATAATACCTCAATTATAATTCCTAAAGGACTGAAAGGTGATCGAGGAGAAACAGGCGCAACAGGTCCTAGGGGAGACAAAGGTGATCGTGGTGAGACGGGAGCAAGAGGTCCACAAGGATTGCAAGGCCCACAAGGATTGCAAGGCCCACAAGGATACCGTGGAGATACAGGGGCTCCTGGTCCACAAGGTCCACAAGGACAGGCGGGTCAATCTATATCCATTAGACGTATTACTAAAGATCATGATGGAAATACAACAGTTGAATTTAGTGATAATTCTTCAATGATTATTCCAGCTGGAACACGTGGACAAGATGGCACATCAGTTGGTTTACGCTCTATAAATAAAGAAAGTAATGGGGACACAGTTGTCACTTTTACAGATGGAAAAACGATGACAATTCCAAAAGGAGATAAAGGTGACCGTGGTGAAAATGGTGCAGATGGACACTCAATTACTATAACTTCAAATACTGTAGAGCCAAGTGGTGACAGAAAAATTGTCTTTTCAGATAATACTACGCTTATTATTCCAAAAGGAGACAAAGGTGATCGCGGTGAAAATGGTACATCAGTAGGAATTACAAATATAGATACAAATACAAATGGTGACAAAGTGGTTCATTTTACAGATGGAAAAACATTAACAATACCAAAAGGACAAGACGGAACCTCAATAGGTATTAGAACAATTACACCACAAGCTAATGGAGATATCATAGTTACATTTACTGATGATAAAACAATGACGATACCAAAAGGTGAAAAAGGAGACAAAGGTGACCGAGGTGAAGTCGGTGCAAGAGGCGCAGATGGTCGTTCAATAACTATTACTTCTAGTACAGTAGAGTCAAATGGTGATAGAAGAATTGTCTTTTCAGATAATACATCAATAGTTATTCCAAAGGGCGATAAAGGTGATCGTGGTGATAACGGAACGTCAGTAGGAATTACAAGTATAGATACAAATGCAAATGGTGATAAAGTAGTTCATTTTACAGATAATAAAACGATGGTTATACCAAAAGGTCAAGATGGTACATCAATAGGTATTAACACTATTACACCACAAGCCAACGGAGATACTGTTGTTACATTTACTGATGATAAAACAATGACGATACCAAAAGGTCTTAAAGGCGATAAAGGAGACAATGGTACGTCTATTGGAATTACTAATATTGAAACAAGTAGTAATGGCGATAAAATTGTTCACTTTAGTGATGGAAGAACAATGACTGTACCTAAAGGCCAAGATGGCACATCAATTAGCATTCAATCTATCACTCCACAGGAAAACGGAGATACATTAGTCACATTTAGTGATGGTAAGTCGATGACGATACCAAAAGGTACTAAAGGCGATAAAGGTGACCGTGGTGAAGTCGGAGCTAGAGGGGCAGATGGGCACTCAATCTCTATCACATCCAATAATTTAGAGCCAAACGGTGATCGTAAAATTATCTTCTCTGATAATACGTCTGTCGTTATTCCAAAAGGTGATAAAGGAGAAAAAGGCGATAATGGTACATCTGTGAGTATTACAAGTATAGATACAGACTCAGATGGCAATAAGTTAGTACATTTCAATGATGGAAAAACGTTAACAATACCAAAAGGACAAGATGGTACTTCAGTTGGTATTAGAGTAATTACGCCTCAAGATAATGGTGATACAATAGTTACGTTTACTGACGATAAAACAATGACAATACCAAAAGGAGCTAAAGGAGACCGAGGAGAAAATGGACACGATGGTCGTGACGGTACATCAGTAACGATTACCAATACAACAACAGATGGTGATGGAAACAAAGTTATTACCTTTAGTGACGGCAAAACAGTGACAATTCCGAAAGGTGCTAAGGGTGATCGAGGAGACAATGGTCAAAATGGTCAAGATGGTACGTCAATAAGAATTACGAACACAACTACTGACGGCGATGGAAATACCGTTATTACCTTTAGTGATGGAAGAACAGTAACGATACCAAAAGGCGCTAAAGGAGATCGAGGAGACAACGGACAAAATGGCCATGATGGCCAAAACGGTACATCAATCACGATTACAAGTACCACAACAGATAACCAAGGAAATACAGTGGTTAACTTTAGCGATGGACATACAATCACCATTCCAAAAGGAGACCGAGGAGAAAATGGACATGACGGTACATCAGTAAGTATTACAAGAACGGAAGTTGATGAATCAGGTAATACAATTGTCCACTTCAGTGATGGCAAACAAATTAGTATTCCTAAAGGTCAAGATGGTCGTTCTATTGATATACAATCTGTTATTAAAACACCTCAAGGTGATACAGTCGTTACGTTTACAAATGGCAAAACAATCACAATACCAAAAGGAGATAAAGGTGATCATGGAGAAAATGGCCAAGATGGTGCATCTATAAGTATTTTAAGAACAGCCCCTGATGCAAATGGAAATACCGTCATTTACTTTAGTGATGGTAATCAAGTTACCGTACCAAAAGGTCAAGACGGACACTCAATTGGTATTCAAAATATTGAAAAACAACCAAATGGTAATACTGTAGTAACATTTACTGACAATAAGTCAATTACGATTCCTAAAGGAGACAAAGGTGATCATGGAGAAAATGGCCAAGATGGTCAAAATGGTACATCTATAAGTATCACAAGCATAAATACGGATACTGATGGTAACAAAATCGTTCGTTTTAGTGATGGTAAAGAACTTTCAATACCGAAAGGCCAAGATGGTCGTTCTATAGATATACAAACAACAACAAAATTACCAAATGGGGACACAGAAATAACATTTACAAATGGTAAAACAATTGTTATTCCAAAAGGAGATCGAGGAGAAAATGGACATGATGGTCGAGACGGTACATCAGTAACAATTACCAATACAACAACCGACGGTGATGGAAACAAAGTTATTACTTTTAGTGATGGCAAAACAGTGACCATCCCGAAAGGAGCTAAAGGTGACAAAGGTGATAATGGCCAAAATGGTCAAGATGGCAGATCAATCACGATTACAAACACAACTACTGATGGTGATGGGAATACAGTTATTACCTTTAGTGATGGAAGAACAATAACAATACCAAAAGGCGCTAAAGGTGACAAAGGTGATAATGGCCAAAATGGTCACGATGGTCAAAATGGTACATCGATCACGATTACAGGTACTTCAACAGATGATCAAGGAAATACAGTAGTTAACTTTAGCGATGGACATACAATCACGATTCCTAAAGGAGATCGAGGAGAAAATGGACATGACGGAACATCAGTAACGATTACCAATACAACAACCGACGGTGATGGAAACAAAGTTATTACTTTTAGTGATGGCAAAACCGTAACCATTCCTAAAGGAGCTAAAGGAGATCGAGGTGATAACGGTCAAAACGGTCAAGATGGCAGATCAATCACGATTACAAGCACAACTACTGATGGTGATGGGAATACAGTTATTACCTTTAGTGATGGAAGAACGGTAACCATACCAAAAGGCGCTAAAGGAGACAAAGGTGATAATGGCCAAAACGGTCATGATGGAACATCTATAAGTATTATTAATACCGACACTGATGGAGATGGAAATACAGTTATTCACTTTAGCGATGGCAAAACGGTGACAATACCAAAAGGCGCTAAAGGAGACAAAGGTGATAGTGGCACATCAATTACTATTACAAGTACAGAAACAGATGAACATGGTAGTATTATTGTTCATTTTAGTGATGGTCATTCAATTACATTACCAAAAGGTCAAGACGGTCATTCAATTGGAATTCAAACAACTGAGAAAACGCCAAATGGAGATACAGTGGTTACCTTTAGTGACGGTAAATCAATTACAATACCAAAAGGTGAACGTGGCGATAATGGACATGATGGTACATCAGTAACTATAACAACCACTGATACCGATGGAGATGGAAATACAATCATTACCTTTAGTGATGGCAAAACAGTTAAAGTTCCAAAAGGCCAAGACGGTCATTCAATTGAAATACGAGAAATTACACATAATCCAAATGGCGATGCAGTTGTTACATTTAGTGATGGCAAAACAATGATAATACCAAAAGGTGAACGTGGCGAAAATGGTCATGATGGCACATCTGTATCTATAACTGATACGCATGTGGATGATGCTGGAAATACTGTGATTACGTTTAATGATGGTAAACAAATTTCATTACCAAAAGGTCAAGATGGTCACTCGATTGGAATTAGAAATACTGAAAAAACGCCAAACGGAGATACAGAGGTTACATTTACTGACGGCAAATCAATTACAATACCAAAAGGTGACAAAGGCGATCGTGGTGAAAATGGCGCATCTATAACTATTACAAATACTGATATTGATAATGATGGAAATACAATTATTACATTTAGTGATGGCAAAACAGTTAAAGTTCCAAAAGGTCAAGACGGTCATTCAATTGGAATTAGAGGAATTGCGCATAATCCAAATGGAGATATCGTAGTTACATTTACCGATGATAAATCGATTACAATACCAAAAGGAGAAAAAGGAGACCGTGGTGAGAATGGTCATGATGGCGCATCAGTTACAATTACTAGTCAAAGAATTACACCTGAAGGAAATACAGTAATTGAATTTAGTGATGGTCATTCAATTATAATTCCTAAAGGTAAAGATGGTCATTCTGTTACAATCAGAGCAACTCATAAAGATAAAGACGGCAACACAGTAATTGAATTTAGTGATAATAATGTCATTACAGTTGAAAAAGGTCGAGATGGACGTAACGGTCGAGACGGACGTGACGGACATAACGGTTATAATGGACATAACGGTTATAATGGTCACAATGGCTATAATGGTCACAATGGCTATAATGGTCACAATGGCTATAATGGTCACAACGGCTATAATGGCCACAATGGCCACAATGGCTATAATGGTCATGATGGTATTAAAGATCGTTCAGTTACAATTAGGGGAATTCACAAAGATCATCAGGGTAATACTGTTATTACTTTTAGTGACAATAACAAAATTGTAATTGAACGTGAGAAAACAAGTCAGCCTAAAGTGAATCATGAAAATCAAAATATTGTAAATAATTATTATATAGATAATAGTAGAAATACAATCATTCTATTAGCTGACGGTAGACAAATTACTGTTCCAGGCAGAAATGGTCGTCCAGCTATAATTAACTATTACTATCTTGATGAAGAAGGAAATATTCACATTGAATTAACTAATCATCCAAAGATAGTTATTCCAAGAAAGCCAATTCAAGTGACGCAAATAATGCGTTATGATTTTGGTGATGAAATTAGCGAAGTGATAGAAGATTATGATTATAATAGCTATAAACATCATCATCCTTATGTTGGAAAATATATTTCTCATCATGGACATGGTTATACAATGACTGACGCAATGCATCAATACAGAAAAGTAGTAGCTCAGAAATATGCGTTGCCTTCTACTGGACAATCAGATTCATTATCTTTAGATTATCTAATGCTATTACTTGGTAGTATATTAATACTTGGTGGATATCGTTTAAGAACAAATAAATAA
- a CDS encoding D-lactate dehydrogenase, with protein sequence MTRIMFYGTRDYEKNDALNWGKANNVEVVTTEEILSEDTVELAKGFDGVTTMQFGKLADSVYPKLEEFGIKQIAQRTAGFDMYDLDLAKKHGIIISNVPSYSPETIAEYSVSIALQLVRRFPAIEQRVQEHNFKWAAPIMSTPVKNMTVAIIGTGRIGAATGKIYSGFGAKVVGYDAYPNNALDFLEYKDSVEEAIADADIISLHVPANKESFHLFDAEMFSKVKKGAVLVNAARGAVIDTPELIKAVNNGTLYGAAIDTYENEAPYFTYDWTDKKVEDETLLELIENPNILVTPHIAFFSDEAVRNLVEGGLNAALSVINTGKCETQLN encoded by the coding sequence ATGACAAGAATTATGTTTTACGGAACTCGTGATTACGAGAAAAATGACGCTTTAAATTGGGGTAAAGCTAACAACGTAGAAGTTGTTACAACTGAAGAAATTTTAAGTGAAGATACAGTTGAATTAGCTAAAGGTTTCGATGGTGTTACAACAATGCAATTTGGTAAATTAGCAGATTCTGTTTATCCTAAACTTGAAGAATTTGGCATTAAACAAATTGCACAACGTACAGCTGGTTTCGATATGTATGATTTAGATCTTGCTAAAAAACATGGCATCATCATTTCAAATGTACCGAGCTATTCTCCTGAAACAATTGCTGAATACTCAGTATCAATTGCTTTACAATTAGTTCGTAGATTCCCTGCAATTGAACAACGTGTTCAAGAACATAATTTCAAATGGGCTGCACCTATCATGTCTACCCCTGTTAAAAACATGACTGTAGCTATTATCGGTACTGGTCGTATTGGTGCTGCAACTGGTAAAATTTACTCTGGTTTCGGTGCTAAAGTAGTTGGTTATGATGCATATCCAAACAATGCTTTAGACTTCTTAGAATATAAAGATTCTGTTGAAGAAGCAATTGCTGATGCTGACATCATTTCATTACATGTACCAGCTAATAAAGAAAGTTTCCACTTATTTGATGCAGAAATGTTCTCTAAAGTGAAAAAAGGTGCTGTATTAGTGAATGCTGCTCGTGGTGCCGTTATCGACACACCTGAATTAATTAAAGCAGTGAACAATGGTACTTTATATGGCGCTGCAATCGATACGTACGAAAATGAAGCACCATACTTCACATATGATTGGACAGATAAAAAAGTAGAAGATGAAACTTTATTAGAATTAATCGAAAATCCAAATATTTTAGTTACACCACATATTGCATTCTTCTCAGACGAAGCTGTAAGAAACTTAGTTGAAGGCGGATTAAATGCTGCGTTATCTGTAATTAATACAGGTAAATGTGAAACTCAATTAAACTAA
- a CDS encoding HAD family hydrolase, producing the protein MVKAIAVDMDGTFLDSNKHYDKDRFEKIFKALKERNIEFIAASGNQFAKLKSIFGERDMFFISENGAVIYKGEALYNYRSFDKDIYTEVVNYLNQDRKLDEFIVCGLKSAYILKETSDAFKKDAHFYYHQLEEIDSFQPLPDDDYVKIALNINRETHSTLDTDLEEKFSDSIKLVSSGHDSIDIIMPNMTKGQALQRLLEEWHMSPSELMAFGDANNDKDMLAFAEHSYVMANSHDPSLFDVAKAVAPSNDEQGVLQIIEQEVLK; encoded by the coding sequence ATGGTTAAAGCTATTGCTGTGGATATGGATGGTACGTTTTTAGATTCTAATAAGCATTATGATAAAGACCGTTTTGAGAAAATCTTTAAAGCATTGAAAGAACGGAATATAGAATTTATCGCTGCGAGTGGTAATCAATTTGCGAAATTGAAATCAATCTTTGGAGAACGTGATATGTTCTTTATTTCTGAAAATGGGGCAGTTATTTATAAAGGGGAAGCATTATACAATTATCGTAGTTTTGATAAGGATATTTATACTGAAGTAGTAAACTATTTAAATCAAGATAGAAAACTTGATGAATTTATCGTATGTGGTTTGAAAAGTGCGTATATTCTTAAAGAAACAAGTGATGCATTTAAAAAGGATGCACATTTTTATTACCATCAATTAGAAGAGATTGATTCTTTTCAACCTTTACCGGATGATGATTATGTTAAAATTGCGCTTAATATCAATAGAGAGACACATTCAACGCTTGATACGGATTTAGAGGAGAAGTTCTCAGATTCAATCAAACTAGTATCGAGTGGCCACGATAGTATTGATATCATTATGCCAAATATGACAAAAGGTCAAGCACTTCAAAGATTATTAGAAGAATGGCACATGTCACCATCAGAATTAATGGCTTTTGGAGATGCAAATAATGACAAAGATATGTTAGCATTTGCAGAACACAGTTATGTAATGGCTAATAGTCATGATCCGTCTTTATTTGACGTTGCTAAAGCAGTCGCACCGAGTAATGATGAGCAAGGTGTACTTCAAATCATTGAACAAGAAGTCTTAAAATAA
- a CDS encoding NAD(P)H-dependent oxidoreductase: MNEMQETIIKAFNFRHATKVFDTTKHVSDSEFQTILETGRLSPSSLGLEPWRFAIIEDEEIKERLKPYSWGAQKQLSTASRFVIILARKNVTADSEYVQHMIRGIKKYEESTIPAVEDKYNNFQTNFHINDNERTLLDWASKQTYIALANMMTSAALLGIDSCPMEGFDLDKVTEILEEESIVDTEHFAPSVMVAFGYRKEEPKEKVRQPADDVYAWY; encoded by the coding sequence ATGAATGAGATGCAAGAGACAATTATAAAAGCGTTTAATTTTAGACATGCGACGAAAGTATTTGATACTACTAAACATGTTAGTGATTCAGAATTCCAAACGATATTAGAAACGGGACGTTTATCACCAAGTTCATTGGGATTAGAACCTTGGCGTTTTGCTATTATTGAGGATGAAGAAATAAAAGAGAGACTTAAACCTTATAGTTGGGGTGCACAAAAGCAACTAAGCACAGCAAGCCGTTTTGTGATTATTCTTGCACGTAAAAATGTCACTGCTGATTCAGAATACGTACAACATATGATTCGAGGTATAAAAAAATATGAAGAAAGTACGATTCCTGCAGTTGAAGATAAATATAATAATTTCCAAACAAACTTCCATATTAATGATAATGAACGAACATTATTGGACTGGGCAAGTAAACAAACCTACATTGCATTAGCTAACATGATGACGTCTGCAGCATTATTAGGTATTGATTCATGTCCTATGGAAGGATTTGATTTAGATAAAGTCACTGAAATCTTAGAAGAAGAAAGCATTGTTGATACTGAACATTTCGCACCTTCAGTAATGGTTGCTTTTGGTTATCGTAAGGAGGAACCGAAAGAGAAAGTTCGCCAACCAGCCGATGATGTTTATGCATGGTATTAA